A window of the Kosakonia radicincitans DSM 16656 genome harbors these coding sequences:
- the mog gene encoding molybdopterin adenylyltransferase — protein sequence MDTLRIGLVSVSDRASSGIYQDKGIPALEEWLASALTTPFQIETRLIPDEQSIIEQTLCELVDEMSCHLVLTTGGTGPARRDVTPDATLAVADREMPGFGEQMRQISLNFVPTAILSRQVGVIRKQALILNLPGQPKSIKETLEGLKSADGEVKVPGIFASVPYCVQLLDGPYVETNPQVVASFRPKNARRETLS from the coding sequence ATGGACACACTACGCATTGGTTTAGTTTCGGTTTCCGATCGTGCATCCAGCGGTATTTACCAGGATAAGGGCATTCCTGCGCTTGAAGAGTGGCTGGCGAGCGCGCTGACCACCCCGTTTCAGATTGAGACCCGGTTGATCCCGGACGAGCAAAGCATCATCGAACAAACGCTGTGCGAGCTGGTGGACGAAATGAGCTGCCATCTGGTGCTGACAACCGGCGGCACGGGGCCTGCGCGACGCGACGTAACGCCGGACGCGACGCTGGCGGTTGCCGATCGCGAAATGCCGGGATTTGGTGAGCAGATGCGCCAAATCAGCCTCAATTTTGTACCGACGGCTATCCTCTCCCGCCAGGTCGGCGTGATCCGCAAACAGGCATTGATCCTGAATTTACCCGGCCAGCCCAAATCGATCAAAGAGACGCTGGAAGGATTAAAAAGCGCGGACGGCGAAGTGAAAGTGCCCGGTATTTTTGCCAGCGTACCGTATTGTGTACAGCTGCTTGACGGTCCTTACGTTGAAACCAATCCGCAAGTCGTAGCATCTTTCCGGCCTAAAAATGCAAGGCGCGAAACATTATCCTAA
- the thrC gene encoding threonine synthase, with amino-acid sequence MKLYNLKDHNEQVSFAQAVTQGLGKNQGLFFPHELPEFNLTEIDAMLEQDFVSRSAKILAAFIGDEIPQDELEARVRAAFAFPAPVKPVESDIGCLELFHGPTLAFKDFGGRFMAQMLSAISGDKPVTILTATSGDTGAAVAHAFYGMKNVRVVILYPQGKISPLQEKLFCTLGGNIETVAIDADFDACQALVKQAFDDEELKTALGLNSANSINISRLLAQICYYFEAVAQLPQEARNQLVVSVPSGNFGDLTAGLLAKSLGLPIKRFIAATNANDTVPRFLKEGQWQPKATQATLSNAMDVSQPNNWPRVEELFRRKIWRLNELGYAAVDDETTKAAMRELKDKGYVSEPHAAIAYRALRDQLNPGEYGLFLGTAHPAKFKESVEEILGEPLPLPKELADRADLPLLSHQLPADFAALRQLMMRNA; translated from the coding sequence ATGAAACTCTACAACTTAAAAGATCACAACGAGCAGGTCAGCTTTGCGCAGGCCGTAACGCAGGGGCTTGGCAAAAATCAGGGCCTGTTTTTCCCGCACGAGCTGCCGGAATTTAACCTGACGGAAATCGACGCGATGCTGGAGCAGGATTTCGTCAGCCGCAGCGCGAAGATCCTAGCCGCTTTTATTGGCGACGAAATTCCGCAGGACGAACTGGAAGCGCGGGTACGCGCCGCGTTTGCTTTCCCGGCACCGGTTAAACCGGTAGAGAGCGATATCGGCTGTCTGGAGCTGTTCCATGGGCCAACGCTGGCATTTAAAGATTTCGGCGGACGTTTTATGGCGCAGATGCTGAGCGCCATCAGCGGCGATAAACCGGTGACCATCCTGACTGCTACCTCGGGCGATACCGGCGCTGCGGTTGCTCATGCCTTCTACGGCATGAAAAATGTGCGCGTGGTGATCCTCTATCCGCAAGGCAAAATCAGCCCGTTGCAGGAAAAACTGTTCTGTACGCTGGGCGGTAATATCGAAACTGTGGCGATTGATGCCGACTTCGATGCCTGCCAGGCGCTGGTGAAACAGGCCTTCGACGATGAAGAACTGAAGACCGCGCTGGGGTTGAACTCGGCGAACTCGATCAATATCAGCCGCTTGCTGGCGCAGATTTGTTACTACTTCGAAGCGGTTGCGCAGTTGCCACAGGAAGCGCGCAACCAGCTGGTGGTTTCCGTACCGAGCGGTAACTTCGGCGATCTGACCGCTGGTTTGCTGGCGAAATCGCTGGGGCTGCCGATCAAACGCTTTATCGCAGCGACCAATGCCAACGATACCGTGCCGCGTTTCCTCAAAGAGGGGCAATGGCAGCCAAAAGCAACGCAAGCGACGCTCTCAAACGCCATGGATGTTAGCCAGCCAAATAACTGGCCGCGCGTTGAAGAGCTGTTCCGCCGTAAAATCTGGCGTCTGAATGAGCTGGGTTACGCTGCTGTGGACGATGAAACGACGAAAGCGGCCATGCGCGAGCTGAAGGATAAAGGTTACGTTTCTGAACCGCATGCCGCGATTGCATATCGCGCCCTGCGCGATCAGCTTAATCCGGGCGAGTACGGTCTGTTCCTCGGTACGGCTCATCCTGCGAAATTCAAAGAGAGCGTAGAAGAGATTTTGGGCGAACCGTTACCGTTGCCGAAGGAACTGGCGGATCGCGCGGATCTGCCGCTGCTTTCCCATCAGTTACCTGCGGATTTCGCGGCATTACGCCAGTTGATGATGCGTAACGCGTAA
- a CDS encoding recombinase family protein, whose product MKKLYSYVRWSTDKQTGNTSLERQTEKAKQYAAIHGLEYVQLLDAGVSAFRAKNSTSGKLAGFISAVESGVIPSDSWLYVENLDRLSRADATTANELFLRLLRLGLTLVTGMDGKIFTRDSVNQNPTDLMLSILLFMRANEESLTKQKRAFETTLKLIERYRSGLPVNIKSAGSSPWWIDASGPNNEAVKPHPTHFKAAKEAVRLLLSGWGNYRVTNYLNDNSEIYPPPAGKKSKNERKEVRWTVPNIKKMRLNRALMGEKVLTLNNVTHHLESYFPPVCTAAEFARLQDVASNNKMPQGEQKQVITLLSGMGILRCSHCGGAMTSSSKQGKIRYMCESGKKRMSSCKAWSVSGALVERCLLQPLITGYISLVMDKQDSEQSISGLIDSKRSELEAIQLQIDNTTTAISMGGNLGSLVAMLQGFESRKSAILVDLDKLTQRELLQGSRDQQIEKIVDTMELITPELLEDTTDPDRLNIREVVRAVIACVTIGKGEDKALKLIFDVYDRQQFIYQGEIQTDNRGWIRRGYSIHIEDQSVEMHDGIEPALSSKLGELIKAQHDKVDEILSAFPPLKASWFVSK is encoded by the coding sequence ATGAAAAAACTCTATTCCTATGTACGTTGGTCCACTGACAAACAGACAGGAAATACTTCCCTGGAGCGTCAGACTGAAAAGGCGAAACAGTACGCTGCTATTCATGGTTTGGAGTATGTCCAGCTCCTTGATGCGGGCGTCTCAGCGTTTCGCGCGAAGAATAGCACAAGCGGGAAATTAGCAGGATTTATTTCTGCTGTAGAAAGTGGGGTTATTCCCTCTGATTCGTGGCTGTACGTTGAAAATCTTGATCGTCTGAGTCGTGCAGATGCCACCACCGCCAACGAACTCTTTCTCCGTCTCCTGCGATTGGGACTGACTTTGGTCACCGGTATGGATGGGAAGATTTTTACCCGCGATAGTGTGAACCAAAATCCCACGGATTTGATGCTGTCCATTCTGCTGTTTATGAGAGCCAACGAGGAATCTCTCACCAAACAAAAGCGTGCCTTTGAAACCACGCTTAAACTGATTGAACGATATCGATCCGGGCTTCCTGTAAATATAAAAAGTGCAGGTTCTTCTCCTTGGTGGATCGACGCTTCCGGGCCGAATAACGAAGCCGTGAAGCCTCACCCAACACACTTCAAGGCTGCTAAAGAGGCCGTTAGACTTTTACTGTCCGGCTGGGGTAACTATCGGGTGACCAACTACCTGAACGATAACAGTGAGATTTATCCGCCACCGGCAGGGAAGAAGAGTAAGAACGAAAGAAAAGAAGTGCGCTGGACGGTGCCGAATATTAAGAAAATGCGGTTGAATCGCGCGTTGATGGGGGAGAAGGTTTTAACCCTGAACAACGTTACTCATCATCTGGAAAGCTATTTTCCGCCCGTCTGTACAGCTGCTGAGTTTGCAAGACTTCAAGATGTAGCCAGTAACAACAAGATGCCACAGGGGGAGCAAAAACAGGTGATCACGCTACTTTCTGGTATGGGGATTTTGCGCTGTAGTCACTGCGGTGGTGCCATGACATCATCCAGTAAGCAGGGCAAAATCCGCTATATGTGCGAATCGGGGAAAAAACGAATGTCGTCCTGCAAAGCCTGGAGTGTTTCGGGCGCGTTGGTTGAACGGTGTTTGTTACAGCCGCTCATAACCGGTTATATCTCGCTGGTGATGGATAAGCAGGATTCAGAGCAATCAATTTCCGGGCTGATAGATTCTAAGCGGAGTGAATTGGAGGCTATACAGTTGCAGATCGATAACACCACAACTGCGATCTCAATGGGCGGAAATCTTGGCTCCCTGGTGGCGATGCTTCAAGGATTTGAGTCCAGAAAGTCCGCCATTTTGGTTGATCTGGACAAGTTAACTCAGCGCGAATTGTTGCAAGGTTCCCGTGACCAGCAGATTGAAAAAATCGTTGATACGATGGAGTTGATAACCCCCGAGTTGCTTGAGGACACAACAGATCCAGACCGGTTGAATATCCGGGAGGTTGTCCGGGCGGTTATAGCTTGCGTCACGATCGGTAAGGGCGAAGATAAGGCCTTAAAGCTGATTTTTGATGTTTATGATCGTCAACAGTTTATTTACCAAGGCGAGATTCAGACCGATAATAGAGGCTGGATTCGCCGAGGGTACTCCATACATATCGAAGATCAGAGTGTTGAGATGCATGATGGCATTGAGCCTGCTCTGTCTTCCAAGCTCGGCGAGTTGATAAAGGCGCAGCATGACAAAGTGGATGAGATATTATCTGCTTTTCCTCCACTGAAAGCGTCATGGTTTGTTAGCAAGTAG
- a CDS encoding alanine/glycine:cation symporter family protein has translation MPEFFSFISEILWGSFMVYLLAAAGIWFAVRSQFVPFRFLRDFGKSLKSSRTPQPNALTAYQALCLSLATRLGSGNLAGVAFALTSGGPGAVFWMWISALIGMVISFAECSLAQLYKERDTENQFRGGPAWYMARGLGMRWMGVLFSVFLLLTYGLVFNTIQSSAVARAMHFAWGVPGIASAMALALCVLFFIVRGLKPAARLMQWLVPVIGLVWILVSLCLSLWHANLLPGIFTTIIKSAFGWQEAATGTMAYTLSQAMTSGFQRSMFANEAGLGSSPNAAAMAASWPPHPVAQGIVQMIGVLTDTFLVCTASALVLLLAGTVPLSDAFGGIQQLQQAMASLTGGWGAGFVACIVVLFAFTSIVANYIYAENNLIFLRCNSNRNLWLLRIGILLMVVAGPILSVPLIWHIADVVMALMAMINLTAILLLSPVVRVLARDYLRQRKLGVMPVFNPQRYPEIERQLAPGSWDDIPRS, from the coding sequence ATGCCTGAATTTTTCTCGTTTATCAGTGAAATACTCTGGGGCTCATTCATGGTGTACCTGCTGGCGGCGGCGGGTATCTGGTTTGCTGTCCGCAGCCAGTTTGTCCCCTTTCGTTTTCTGCGCGACTTTGGGAAAAGCCTTAAAAGCAGCCGCACCCCGCAACCCAACGCGCTCACCGCTTACCAGGCACTCTGTCTGAGCCTGGCAACAAGGCTGGGCAGCGGCAACCTGGCGGGCGTGGCCTTTGCATTAACCTCCGGCGGGCCTGGTGCCGTTTTCTGGATGTGGATCTCTGCGCTTATCGGCATGGTGATCAGCTTTGCCGAATGCTCTCTGGCGCAGCTGTATAAAGAGCGTGATACGGAAAATCAATTTCGTGGCGGCCCGGCATGGTATATGGCCCGCGGTTTAGGTATGCGCTGGATGGGCGTACTTTTCTCAGTGTTCCTGCTGCTTACGTATGGCCTGGTGTTTAATACCATTCAGTCCAGCGCCGTCGCACGGGCCATGCACTTTGCCTGGGGCGTTCCGGGAATCGCCAGCGCCATGGCACTGGCGCTCTGCGTACTCTTTTTCATCGTTCGGGGATTAAAACCTGCCGCCCGGCTGATGCAGTGGTTGGTGCCAGTAATAGGGCTTGTCTGGATCCTGGTCAGTCTGTGCCTCAGTCTTTGGCATGCCAACTTACTGCCAGGGATTTTTACCACCATCATCAAAAGCGCTTTCGGCTGGCAGGAAGCAGCGACAGGCACGATGGCTTATACCCTGAGTCAGGCGATGACCAGCGGTTTTCAGCGCAGTATGTTTGCCAACGAGGCCGGGCTGGGATCGTCGCCTAACGCCGCCGCTATGGCCGCTTCATGGCCGCCGCACCCGGTAGCACAGGGAATTGTGCAAATGATCGGCGTGCTGACGGATACCTTCCTGGTCTGCACCGCCAGCGCACTGGTATTGTTGCTGGCGGGTACGGTTCCGCTAAGCGACGCATTTGGTGGCATCCAACAGCTTCAGCAAGCCATGGCTTCATTGACCGGGGGCTGGGGTGCGGGCTTTGTCGCCTGTATCGTCGTGCTCTTCGCATTTACTTCGATCGTCGCGAATTATATTTATGCGGAAAATAATCTGATCTTTTTACGCTGCAACAGTAATCGAAATCTCTGGCTGCTGCGCATCGGTATTTTATTGATGGTAGTGGCAGGTCCCATACTCAGCGTACCGCTTATCTGGCACATTGCCGATGTCGTGATGGCGCTAATGGCGATGATTAACCTGACCGCCATTTTGCTGCTTTCACCGGTTGTCAGAGTGCTGGCCCGCGACTATCTGCGCCAGCGCAAACTGGGAGTCATGCCGGTCTTCAACCCGCAGCGTTATCCGGAAATAGAGCGTCAACTGGCGCCAGGCAGTTGGGATGACATTCCCCGCTCGTAG
- the satP gene encoding acetate uptake transporter gives MGNTKLANPAPLGLMGFGMTTILLNLHNIGLFPMDGIILAMGIFYGGIAQILAGLLEYKKGNTFGLTAFTSYGSFWLTLVAILLFPKMGLADATNGHFLGVYLGIWGVFTLFMFFGTLKGARALQFVFLSLTILFALLAVGHLADNESIVHVAGWIGLVCGASAIYLAMGEVLNEQFERTVLPIGEKH, from the coding sequence TTGGGCAACACTAAGTTGGCTAATCCGGCTCCGCTGGGCTTAATGGGTTTCGGCATGACCACTATTCTGCTTAACCTGCACAATATTGGTTTATTCCCAATGGACGGCATTATTCTGGCGATGGGCATTTTCTATGGCGGTATCGCACAAATTCTCGCGGGCCTGCTTGAATATAAAAAAGGCAACACCTTTGGTTTAACTGCATTCACCTCTTACGGTTCTTTCTGGTTGACGCTGGTCGCTATTCTGCTGTTTCCGAAAATGGGCCTTGCGGATGCGACAAACGGCCACTTCCTTGGCGTTTATCTGGGGATTTGGGGCGTCTTCACCCTGTTTATGTTCTTCGGCACGCTGAAAGGCGCTCGTGCGCTGCAGTTCGTTTTCCTGAGCCTGACCATACTGTTCGCCCTGCTGGCGGTAGGTCATCTGGCTGATAACGAAAGCATCGTACATGTCGCGGGCTGGATCGGTCTGGTTTGCGGCGCGAGCGCCATCTACCTGGCGATGGGCGAAGTGCTGAACGAACAGTTCGAACGCACAGTTCTGCCAATTGGTGAAAAGCATTAA
- the tal gene encoding transaldolase encodes MTDKLTSLRQYTTVVADTGDIAAMKLYQPQDATTNPSLILGAAQIPEYRKLIDDAVTWARAQSSDRAQQIVDATDRLAVNIGLEILKLIPGRISTEVDARLSYDTEASIAKAKRLIKMYNDAGISNDRILIKLASTWQGIRAAEQLEKEGINCNLTLLFSFAQARACAEAGVFLISPFVGRILDWYKANTDKKEYAPAEDPGVVSVTEIYQYYKQHGYETVVMGASFRNTGEIIELAGCDRLTIAPALLKELSESAGTIERKLAYTGEVKARPERITEAEFLWQHNQDPMAVDKLADGIRKFAVDQEKLEKMIGDLL; translated from the coding sequence ATGACGGATAAATTGACCTCCCTGCGTCAGTACACAACAGTCGTGGCTGATACCGGAGATATTGCGGCAATGAAACTGTACCAGCCGCAGGATGCAACAACGAACCCTTCTCTGATCCTTGGCGCTGCGCAAATCCCGGAATACCGTAAGCTGATCGATGATGCCGTAACATGGGCTCGCGCTCAGAGCAGCGATCGCGCGCAGCAGATTGTTGACGCGACAGATCGCCTGGCGGTGAACATTGGTCTGGAAATCCTCAAACTGATCCCGGGCCGTATCTCTACCGAAGTTGATGCTCGTCTCTCTTACGACACCGAAGCCTCTATCGCCAAAGCGAAACGTCTGATCAAGATGTATAACGATGCCGGTATCAGCAACGATCGCATCCTGATCAAACTGGCCTCTACCTGGCAGGGTATTCGCGCTGCGGAACAGCTGGAAAAAGAGGGCATTAACTGTAACCTGACGCTGCTGTTCTCCTTCGCGCAGGCGCGCGCATGTGCCGAAGCGGGCGTATTCCTGATCTCCCCGTTTGTAGGCCGTATTCTCGACTGGTACAAAGCCAACACCGACAAGAAAGAGTACGCGCCGGCAGAAGATCCGGGCGTGGTTTCCGTAACCGAAATTTACCAGTACTACAAACAGCATGGTTATGAAACCGTGGTGATGGGCGCCAGCTTCCGTAATACCGGTGAAATCATCGAACTGGCAGGCTGCGACCGTCTGACCATCGCTCCGGCGCTGCTGAAAGAACTGTCTGAAAGTGCTGGTACCATTGAGCGCAAACTGGCGTATACCGGCGAAGTGAAAGCGCGTCCGGAACGCATCACCGAAGCGGAATTCCTGTGGCAGCATAACCAGGATCCGATGGCGGTGGATAAACTGGCGGATGGTATCCGTAAGTTTGCCGTTGACCAGGAAAAACTGGAAAAAATGATCGGCGATCTGCTGTAA
- a CDS encoding MFS transporter, whose amino-acid sequence MSNPTRPLNKQDYKTLTLAALGGALEFYDFIIFVFFAAVVGELFFPADIPEWLRQVQTFGIFAAGYLARPLGGIVMAHFGDLVGRKKMFTLSILLMALPTLAIGLLPTYASAGIVAPLLLLSMRVLQGAAIGGEVPGAWVFVAEHVPARRIGIACGTLTAGLTVGILLGSVVATLVNTSMTQQAIHDGGWRIPFLLGGAFGLVAMYLRRWLQETPIFLEMQQRKALAQELPVKSVVLKHKKAVVISMLLTWLLSAGIVVVILMSPVWLQKQYGFAPALTLQANSIATIMLCFGCLAAGLLVDKFGASRTFIIGSVLLACTSWFFYHLVGAHPEQLFVLYGLVGLCVGVVGAVPYVMVRAFPAEVRFTGISFSYNVSYAIFGGLTPIAVTMLMGVSPMAPAWYVLALSLIGLALGIWLRQDLHHQDSVAERPVEQA is encoded by the coding sequence ATGTCAAATCCCACTCGTCCTCTGAACAAACAGGATTATAAAACGCTGACGCTTGCTGCCCTCGGCGGTGCGCTGGAGTTTTACGATTTCATCATTTTCGTCTTCTTCGCCGCTGTCGTCGGCGAGCTTTTCTTCCCGGCGGATATTCCGGAATGGCTGCGCCAGGTGCAAACCTTTGGCATTTTTGCCGCCGGTTATCTGGCGCGTCCGCTCGGCGGTATTGTCATGGCGCACTTCGGCGATCTGGTCGGGCGCAAGAAAATGTTCACCCTGAGTATTCTGCTGATGGCGTTGCCGACGCTGGCGATTGGCTTGCTGCCAACGTACGCCTCAGCAGGCATTGTGGCACCGCTGTTGCTGCTATCAATGCGTGTTTTACAGGGCGCGGCCATCGGTGGCGAAGTGCCTGGCGCGTGGGTGTTTGTGGCGGAACATGTTCCGGCGCGTCGCATCGGTATTGCTTGCGGTACGTTGACTGCGGGCCTGACCGTAGGGATTTTGCTCGGTTCGGTGGTGGCGACGCTGGTTAATACCAGCATGACCCAGCAAGCTATTCATGATGGTGGCTGGCGTATTCCGTTCCTGCTGGGCGGCGCATTTGGCCTGGTGGCGATGTATCTGCGCCGCTGGTTGCAAGAAACACCGATCTTTCTTGAGATGCAGCAACGTAAAGCGCTGGCGCAGGAATTACCTGTTAAATCGGTCGTGCTGAAACATAAAAAAGCAGTGGTGATTTCCATGCTGCTGACCTGGCTGCTTTCCGCCGGGATTGTTGTGGTCATTTTGATGTCGCCGGTCTGGCTGCAAAAACAGTATGGCTTTGCTCCGGCCCTGACGTTGCAGGCCAACAGCATTGCGACCATTATGCTGTGCTTCGGTTGTCTGGCCGCCGGGCTGCTGGTCGATAAATTTGGTGCCAGTCGCACTTTTATCATTGGCAGCGTGCTGCTTGCCTGTACCAGTTGGTTCTTCTATCACCTGGTGGGCGCACACCCTGAGCAGCTTTTTGTCCTGTATGGCCTGGTGGGGTTGTGCGTTGGCGTGGTCGGCGCGGTTCCTTACGTGATGGTGCGGGCGTTTCCGGCGGAGGTTCGCTTCACGGGAATCTCATTCTCGTATAACGTTTCATACGCTATTTTCGGTGGCCTGACGCCGATTGCGGTGACCATGCTAATGGGCGTTTCGCCGATGGCGCCGGCCTGGTATGTACTGGCGTTGTCGCTGATTGGTCTGGCGCTGGGGATCTGGCTGCGCCAGGATCTCCATCATCAGGATAGCGTAGCGGAGCGACCGGTAGAGCAAGCATAA
- the thrB gene encoding homoserine kinase: MVKVYAPASSANMSVGFDVLGAAVTPVDGTLLGDNVSVEAAEHFSLKNIGRFASKLPTEPQENIVYQCWELFCQTIGKQVPVAMTLEKNMPIGSGLGSSACSVVAALVAMNEYCGKPLDDTRMLALMGELEGRISGSVHYDNVAPCFLGGMQLMIEESGIISQQVPGFDEWLWVLAYPGIKVSTAEARAILPAQYRRQDCIAHGRHLAGFIHACYTRQPALAAKLMKDVIAEPYRMKLLPGFGEARQAVADIGALACGISGSGPTLFALCDKPDTAQRVADWLGKHYLQNQEGFVHICRLDTAGARVVG; the protein is encoded by the coding sequence ATGGTGAAGGTGTATGCTCCGGCTTCAAGCGCCAATATGAGTGTTGGCTTTGATGTGCTGGGCGCGGCGGTGACGCCGGTAGATGGAACTTTGCTGGGCGATAATGTTTCGGTGGAAGCCGCTGAACATTTCAGCCTGAAGAATATTGGCCGTTTTGCCAGTAAATTACCGACTGAACCGCAGGAAAATATCGTTTATCAGTGCTGGGAACTGTTCTGCCAGACGATTGGCAAGCAGGTTCCGGTGGCAATGACGCTGGAAAAAAACATGCCGATTGGCTCGGGGCTCGGCTCCAGCGCGTGTTCCGTTGTTGCCGCGCTGGTGGCGATGAACGAGTATTGCGGTAAACCGCTGGATGATACGCGCATGCTGGCGCTGATGGGCGAGCTGGAAGGGCGTATTTCAGGCAGCGTGCATTACGATAACGTCGCGCCTTGTTTCCTCGGCGGTATGCAGTTGATGATCGAGGAAAGCGGCATTATCAGCCAGCAGGTGCCAGGCTTTGATGAATGGTTGTGGGTGCTGGCCTATCCGGGCATTAAAGTCTCAACGGCGGAAGCGCGCGCTATTTTGCCCGCGCAATATCGCCGTCAGGATTGCATCGCTCACGGGCGGCATCTGGCGGGCTTTATTCACGCCTGCTACACCCGCCAGCCCGCGCTGGCGGCAAAATTGATGAAAGACGTGATTGCCGAGCCGTACCGCATGAAATTGCTGCCGGGCTTTGGCGAAGCGCGTCAGGCAGTGGCCGATATTGGCGCGCTGGCCTGTGGGATCTCCGGTTCCGGGCCAACGCTGTTTGCTTTATGCGATAAGCCGGATACCGCTCAGCGCGTAGCCGACTGGCTTGGCAAACACTATCTGCAGAATCAGGAAGGCTTTGTTCATATTTGCCGGCTGGATACGGCGGGCGCACGAGTAGTGGGATAA
- a CDS encoding DUF2502 domain-containing protein, with the protein MLKPVMLALSMMLVAPLAVQAAEITLVPAVKLQIGDRDRGGNYWDGGHWRDHGWWQRHYEWRENRWQPHGHFDDRHDDRHDDHRGGPDDDWHRHP; encoded by the coding sequence ATGTTGAAACCTGTGATGTTAGCGCTTTCCATGATGTTGGTGGCTCCTCTGGCTGTTCAGGCCGCAGAAATCACCCTTGTGCCGGCAGTGAAACTGCAAATCGGCGATCGCGACCGCGGTGGAAACTACTGGGATGGCGGGCACTGGCGCGATCATGGCTGGTGGCAGAGACACTACGAATGGCGTGAGAACCGCTGGCAGCCGCACGGCCACTTTGACGACCGGCATGATGATCGCCATGACGATCACCGTGGCGGGCCGGATGATGACTGGCATCGCCATCCATAG
- the yaaA gene encoding peroxide stress protein YaaA, with protein MLILISPAKTLDYQSPLATTRFTQPELLDHSQQLINSARKLSAPQIKALMGISDKLADLNATRFHDWQPDFTPENARQAILAFKGDVYTGLQAETFSDADFDFAQQHLRMLSGLYGVLRPLDLMQPYRLEMGIRLENAKGKDLYQFWGDVITHKLNEAIAAQGDEIVINLASDEYFKSVKTQKLNARIIKPVFLDEKNGKFKVISFYAKKARGLMSRFIIENRLTKPEQLTGFNSEGYFFDREVSSQEELVFKRHEQ; from the coding sequence ATGCTGATTCTGATTTCACCTGCCAAAACACTCGATTACCAAAGCCCGCTGGCGACAACGCGTTTTACCCAGCCGGAACTGCTGGATCACTCGCAGCAACTGATTAACAGCGCACGTAAGCTCTCCGCGCCGCAAATCAAAGCGCTGATGGGGATCAGCGACAAGCTGGCCGATCTGAACGCTACGCGTTTTCACGACTGGCAGCCTGATTTCACTCCGGAAAATGCGCGCCAGGCTATCCTGGCATTTAAAGGAGATGTCTATACCGGCTTGCAGGCAGAAACCTTTAGCGATGCGGATTTCGATTTCGCGCAGCAACATCTGCGTATGCTTTCCGGTTTATACGGCGTGCTGCGTCCGCTGGATCTGATGCAGCCGTACCGGCTGGAGATGGGCATTCGCCTGGAAAATGCTAAAGGGAAAGATCTCTACCAATTCTGGGGCGATGTGATCACCCACAAACTCAACGAAGCCATTGCGGCGCAAGGCGATGAGATCGTTATCAACCTGGCCTCTGATGAGTATTTCAAATCGGTCAAAACGCAAAAGCTGAACGCCCGGATCATTAAGCCGGTGTTTCTTGACGAGAAAAACGGCAAGTTCAAAGTCATTAGCTTCTACGCCAAAAAAGCACGTGGCCTGATGAGTCGTTTTATTATTGAGAATCGCCTGACGAAACCGGAGCAATTAACCGGGTTTAACAGCGAAGGCTATTTCTTTGATCGGGAAGTTTCATCGCAGGAAGAGTTGGTGTTTAAGCGGCACGAACAGTAA